A stretch of Plectropomus leopardus isolate mb chromosome 24, YSFRI_Pleo_2.0, whole genome shotgun sequence DNA encodes these proteins:
- the rpl31 gene encoding 60S ribosomal protein L31 — MAPTKKGEKKKGRSAINEVVTREYTINVHKRIHGVGFKKRAPRAIKEIRKFAVKEMGTPDVRIDTRLNKAVWSKGVRNVPYRIRVRLSRKRNEDEDSPNKLYTLVTYVPVTTCKGLQTVNVDEN, encoded by the exons atGGCCCCAAccaagaaaggagagaaaaagaaggggCGTTCAGCCATCAATGAGGTGGTGACCAGAGAGTACACCATCAATGTGCACAAGCGCATCCATGGAGT GGGCTTCAAGAAGAGGGCCCCACGCGCCATCAAGGAGATCCGCAAGTTTGCTGTGAAGGAGATGGGAACTCCCGATGTGCGCATCGACACTCGCCTCAACAAGGCAGTGTGGAGCAAGGGTGTCAG GAACGTGCCGTACAGGATACGCGTGCGGCTGTCCAGGAAGCGTAACGAGGACGAGGACTCCCCCAACAAACTGTACACCCTGGTCACATACGTTCCTGTCACCACATGCAAAG GTCTGCAGACAGTCAATGTTGATGAAAACTAA
- the chst10 gene encoding carbohydrate sulfotransferase 10 gives MGEAMRHHWLLLGACGWVLLILMFVSKFISFRAVDDYGDRVGGQSWTVPGTKVVKPIRLSSPEKTVPKPSDQPTAVPTVTDWQSVVERRVELLSAVCKNSSLRNLTHVSISKFVLDRIFVCDKHKILFCQTPKVGNTQWKKVLIVLNGAFPTVEEIPENLVHDHEKNGLPRLSSLTPQEVTHRLNTYFKFFIVRDPFERLISAFKDKFVKNPRFEPWYKHDIAPAIIRKYRKSHRDSELAASGLHFEDFVRYLGDVDGRHRMDRQFGEHIIHWVTYAELCAPCEIHYSVVGHHETLEQDAPHILRAAGIDQLVSYPAIPPGITRYNRTKVEQYFSGISKRDIRRLYARYQGDFGLFGYPSPDFLLN, from the exons ATGGGCGAAGCGATGCGGCACCACTGGCTGCTCCTCGGGGCTTGCGGCTGGGTGCTGCTCATCCTCATGTTCGTCAGCAAGTTCATCAGCTTCAGAGCTGTGGATG aCTATGGAGACAGGGTTGGTGGTCAGAGTTGGACAGTACCAGGCACCAAGGTGGTCAAACCCATTCGTCTTTCCAGCCCAGAAAAAACTGTCCCAAAGCCCTCTGATCAG CCCACAGCCGTCCCCACAGTGACAGACTGGCAGTCAGTGGTTGAGAGGCGAGTCGAGTTGCTCTCAGCTGTATGTAAGAACAGCAGCCTCAGGAATCTGACTCACGTCTCCATCAGCAAATTTGTCCTGGACCGCATCTTCGTCTGCGACAAGCACAAGATCTTGTTCTGCCAGACGCCAAAAGTGGGCAACACACAGTGGAAGAAGGTCCTCATTGTGCTCAATG GAGCGTTCCCCACTGTGGAGGAGATCCCAGAGAACCTTGTTCACGACCATGAGAAGAACGGCCTGCCCCGTCTCTCATCACTCACGCCACAGGAAGTTACTCACAG ATTAAACACCTACTTCAAGTTTTTCATCGTGCGGGACCCCTTTGAGCGCCTCATTTCTGCATTCAAGGACAAGTTTGTGAAGAACCCACGCTTCGAGCCGTGGTACAAACACGACATCGCTCCAGCCATCATCCGCAAGTACCGCAAGAGCCACCGCGATAGCGAGCTCGCCGCCTCCGGCCTTCACTTTGAGGACTTTGTCCGTTATTTGGGTGACGTGGACGGCCGTCACCGTATGGACCGTCAGTTCGGCGAGCACATTATTCACTGGGTGACTTATGCAGAGTTGTGCGCGCCGTGTGAAATACACTACAGTGTGGTGGGCCACCATGAGACTCTGGAGCAGGACGCCCCCCATATTCTCCGAGCAGCAGGCATCGACCAGCTGGTGTCCTACCCAGCCATTCCTCCAGGCATCACCCGCTACAACAGGACCAAGGTGGAGCAGTACTTCTCAGGCATCAGCAAGCGGGACATCAGGCGTCTTTACGCACGTTACCAGGGTGATTTTGGTTTATTTGGTTACCCAAGCCCAGACTTTCTCCTGAACTAA